One window of Bifidobacterium pseudocatenulatum DSM 20438 = JCM 1200 = LMG 10505 genomic DNA carries:
- the prfB gene encoding peptide chain release factor 2, giving the protein MAEFDFSQAIGEARAKYESISKALDVDRLTAQAKDLEVQAAEPGLWDNPENAQKVTSKLSAVQSQLKRLASASQRIDDVETLVELGQEEEDADTLAEAQSEVESIQNDLADMEIQTLLDGEYDERSAVVTIRSGAGGVDAADFAQMLLRMYLRWAERNGYKAKVMDTSYAEEAGIKSATFQVDAPYAYGRMSVEGGTHRLVRISPFDNQGRRQTSFAAVEVVPLVEATDHIDVPDSEIRVDTYCSSGPGGQGVNTTYSAVRITHIPTGIVVTMQDERSQIQNRAAAMAVLQSRLLVLRHEEEAKKKKELAGDIKASWGDQMRSYVLHPYQMVKDLRTGYETSQTQAVFDGDIDAFIEAGIRWRHEQRRAAAEEADA; this is encoded by the coding sequence ATGGCAGAATTTGATTTTTCCCAGGCAATCGGCGAGGCGCGCGCCAAATACGAGTCGATTTCCAAGGCGCTTGACGTCGACCGACTGACCGCGCAGGCCAAAGATCTTGAAGTTCAGGCGGCCGAACCGGGATTGTGGGACAATCCCGAAAACGCGCAGAAAGTGACCAGCAAACTGTCGGCAGTGCAGTCCCAGCTGAAGCGTCTCGCTTCCGCAAGCCAGCGCATCGACGACGTCGAAACGTTGGTGGAATTGGGTCAGGAGGAAGAAGACGCCGACACGTTGGCGGAAGCGCAGTCCGAAGTCGAAAGCATTCAGAACGATCTGGCCGACATGGAAATCCAGACCCTGCTCGACGGCGAATATGACGAACGTTCCGCAGTGGTGACCATCCGCTCCGGCGCGGGCGGTGTGGATGCCGCCGACTTCGCTCAGATGCTGCTGCGCATGTACCTGCGTTGGGCGGAGCGCAATGGGTATAAGGCCAAGGTCATGGACACCTCCTACGCCGAAGAGGCGGGCATCAAGTCCGCCACCTTCCAGGTGGATGCCCCTTATGCGTATGGTCGCATGAGCGTGGAAGGCGGCACACACCGTTTGGTGCGTATCTCCCCGTTCGACAACCAAGGCCGTCGCCAAACTAGCTTCGCGGCAGTGGAAGTGGTGCCGCTCGTTGAGGCGACCGATCACATCGACGTGCCCGATTCCGAAATCCGCGTTGACACCTACTGCTCCTCCGGCCCTGGCGGTCAGGGCGTGAACACCACGTATTCCGCGGTGCGTATCACCCACATTCCGACCGGCATCGTGGTGACCATGCAGGACGAGCGCTCGCAGATCCAGAACCGTGCCGCTGCCATGGCCGTGCTGCAGTCCCGACTGTTGGTGCTGCGCCACGAAGAGGAAGCCAAGAAGAAGAAGGAGCTCGCCGGCGATATCAAGGCCAGCTGGGGTGACCAGATGCGTTCCTACGTGCTGCATCCGTACCAGATGGTCAAGGATCTGCGCACCGGCTATGAGACTTCGCAGACCCAGGCCGTGTTCGACGGCGATATCGACGCGTTCATTGAGGCCGGCATCCGTTGGCGTCATGAGCAGCGTCGCGCGGCGGCCGAAGAGGCGGACGCCTAA
- a CDS encoding ABC transporter substrate-binding protein, with product MEAKKSLKAVAACALSVAMLFAGAACGTSDGSDDAASSDSGSKASELTGYDVSSVQKDDDIAKLLPDYVTKDGKLTIGMDTSYAPAEFLAEDGKTPVGFDVDIAKALAQVFGLEADPETANFDSIIPSVGSKYDIGISSFTVTKERLEAVDFVSHFDAGSAWAVKKGNPNKIDTSDLCGKKVAVQTATMQETEANKIAKQCEADGKDKLEVISSKLQTDVTTNVVTGKADVFYADSPVAGYAIAQTDGQLEMLGKVEGVAPEGIVIKKGDSQMDEAVQKAVQKLIDDGTYLKILKYWGVEDGAIETSEINTPGAE from the coding sequence ATGGAAGCGAAGAAAAGTCTGAAGGCGGTTGCCGCGTGTGCGCTGAGCGTTGCGATGCTGTTTGCTGGAGCGGCATGCGGCACCAGTGATGGAAGCGACGATGCGGCTTCGTCCGATAGCGGTTCGAAAGCGAGCGAACTGACGGGTTATGACGTTTCGTCGGTGCAGAAAGACGATGACATCGCCAAACTGTTGCCCGATTATGTGACGAAGGACGGCAAGCTCACCATCGGCATGGACACGTCGTACGCTCCCGCCGAATTCCTTGCGGAGGACGGCAAGACCCCGGTCGGCTTCGATGTCGATATCGCCAAGGCTTTGGCGCAGGTGTTCGGCCTTGAAGCGGATCCGGAAACCGCGAATTTCGATTCGATCATTCCATCGGTCGGATCCAAGTACGATATCGGCATTTCGTCGTTCACCGTGACCAAGGAACGTTTGGAAGCGGTTGATTTCGTAAGCCATTTTGATGCCGGATCGGCATGGGCCGTGAAGAAGGGCAATCCGAACAAGATCGACACGTCCGATCTGTGCGGCAAGAAGGTGGCCGTGCAGACCGCCACCATGCAGGAGACCGAAGCGAACAAGATAGCCAAGCAATGCGAGGCCGACGGCAAGGATAAGCTTGAAGTGATCTCCAGCAAGCTGCAGACCGATGTGACCACGAACGTTGTCACCGGCAAGGCCGACGTGTTCTATGCCGATTCGCCGGTTGCGGGCTATGCCATCGCGCAAACCGATGGACAGCTGGAAATGCTGGGCAAGGTCGAAGGCGTCGCTCCGGAAGGCATCGTCATCAAAAAAGGCGACAGCCAGATGGATGAGGCCGTACAGAAGGCCGTGCAGAAGCTCATCGACGACGGTACGTATCTGAAGATCCTTAAGTATTGGGGTGTCGAGGACGGTGCCATCGAAACGTCGGAAATCAATACGCCGGGCGCCGAATAA
- the ftsE gene encoding cell division ATP-binding protein FtsE translates to MALISLEHVSKVYPKGTRPALDDINLDIDRGDFVFLVGASGSGKTTLLSLLLREEEVTDGEIRVAGNDLRRLSSRQVPHYRRSIGFIFQDYKLLNNKTVWENVAFALEVIGTSRSTVKSLVPKVLQTVGLTGKENNYPHELSGGEAQRVAIARAYVNHPQILLADEPTGNLDPTTSLGIMEVLDAINRTGTTIVMATHNEEIVNSMRKRVVELHTGKIVRDEQQGSYDSALYFPDAEVESKSHQALNGGDVDSKYRAPGALEMSDFSDEAVDVEGATRAETAANAVDAVAAAIHSGNGDAGIARLANSVHSGRTGRYGEAFAPVETTLTWGKGLKLEDLAEQEHADSAARSQTEANADATGSSPDTGMESSKAAENEQSAEPTVPAPPALPMPPAPPAPPAPPAAPAATAGGEAKSVEQSDEQHETSESKEND, encoded by the coding sequence ATGGCGCTGATTTCGCTTGAACATGTGAGCAAGGTGTATCCGAAAGGCACCAGGCCTGCCTTGGATGACATCAATCTCGACATTGATCGAGGGGATTTCGTGTTCCTCGTGGGCGCTTCAGGTTCCGGCAAAACCACATTGCTGAGCCTGTTGCTGCGCGAGGAGGAGGTCACGGATGGCGAGATTCGCGTCGCAGGTAATGATTTGAGGCGCCTGTCGTCAAGGCAGGTGCCGCATTACCGTCGTTCCATCGGTTTTATCTTCCAGGATTACAAACTCCTCAACAACAAAACGGTATGGGAGAATGTGGCGTTCGCGCTTGAAGTGATTGGCACAAGCCGTTCCACCGTCAAATCGTTAGTGCCGAAAGTGCTGCAGACTGTCGGTCTCACCGGTAAGGAAAACAACTATCCGCACGAGCTTTCCGGCGGTGAGGCACAGCGTGTGGCCATTGCGCGAGCGTATGTGAACCATCCGCAGATTCTGCTGGCCGACGAGCCTACTGGAAATCTCGATCCGACCACATCGCTGGGCATTATGGAAGTGCTGGACGCCATCAACCGCACTGGCACCACCATCGTCATGGCAACGCATAACGAGGAAATCGTCAACTCCATGCGCAAGCGTGTGGTCGAACTGCATACCGGCAAAATCGTGCGTGACGAGCAGCAGGGATCCTACGATTCCGCACTGTACTTCCCGGATGCCGAAGTCGAATCCAAATCGCATCAGGCGTTGAACGGCGGCGACGTCGACTCGAAATATCGTGCGCCGGGCGCGCTTGAAATGTCTGATTTTTCCGATGAGGCGGTGGACGTGGAAGGCGCGACGCGAGCCGAAACCGCGGCGAACGCGGTTGATGCCGTAGCTGCGGCCATCCACAGCGGCAATGGTGATGCGGGCATCGCGCGTCTCGCCAATTCCGTGCATTCCGGTCGCACCGGTCGTTATGGCGAGGCGTTCGCTCCGGTGGAGACTACGCTGACCTGGGGCAAGGGACTGAAACTTGAGGATCTTGCCGAACAGGAGCATGCCGATTCGGCTGCACGTTCGCAGACCGAAGCCAATGCCGACGCGACTGGCTCTTCGCCTGATACAGGCATGGAATCAAGCAAAGCGGCTGAAAACGAGCAATCCGCGGAGCCAACGGTTCCCGCTCCTCCGGCACTGCCGATGCCTCCCGCTCCGCCCGCGCCTCCGGCTCCTCCGGCAGCGCCCGCCGCGACTGCCGGTGGCGAGGCGAAATCCGTCGAACAATCCGATGAACAGCATGAAACGTCCGAAAGCAAGGAGAACGACTGA
- the rlmH gene encoding 23S rRNA (pseudouridine(1915)-N(3))-methyltransferase RlmH: MKISLITVGKVKEQYLRDAIAEYSKRLSRYCKLDIVEVADEKTPEHASEGVERQIKAKEGERIAKHIRDDAFVIALAIEGQQLTSEELAQKIDGLGVHGTSHIQLIIGGSLGLDPTIVKRADYLLSFSKMTFPHQLMRVILLEQLYRACKINAGEPYHK, translated from the coding sequence ATGAAAATCTCCCTCATTACCGTCGGCAAAGTCAAGGAACAATATCTGCGCGACGCCATCGCCGAATATTCGAAACGACTCAGCCGATACTGCAAGCTTGACATCGTCGAAGTGGCCGACGAGAAAACACCCGAGCATGCCAGTGAGGGAGTGGAACGGCAAATCAAAGCCAAGGAAGGCGAACGCATCGCCAAGCATATTCGCGACGATGCGTTCGTCATCGCGCTCGCCATCGAAGGCCAGCAGCTGACCAGTGAAGAACTTGCGCAGAAAATCGACGGTCTTGGAGTGCATGGCACCAGCCATATCCAACTCATCATCGGCGGATCGCTCGGACTTGACCCAACGATTGTGAAACGGGCCGACTACCTGCTGAGTTTTTCCAAAATGACTTTTCCTCATCAATTAATGCGCGTTATTCTGCTTGAACAGCTGTATCGTGCATGCAAAATCAATGCCGGCGAACCGTATCATAAATGA
- a CDS encoding CHAP domain-containing protein — MTSKKALKPAVAVFATGALCATMAIAPFSSAVPQAQANTYSNLVNAQNKKAASSQREAQLRSQLSGVKSDLADKIVELDELTNTKIPAAQAAVDEANATAASAQSEADAAASRLEAAQKDKENLEAQIEQTGKDYDDAHAAVAQMAREDLHGSDASTVMSVVTGSTSTQEFINSMQSRDALSRTEANAASDAANTLNTSMNRSERLSAIEKQIANLKTAADEKAASAQQAAASAQTQRDSLDQLRAEGETRRAELESQQSQLNGSVAKQAAQTVMLQSQVDSFNRQYAAEQAAAANQNNGGNQGQTRPGNNNTNSGGNNVTPAPTPTPTPTPAPAPSTNNNSGQGTSNGDYGNGYVAGQCTWWAYERRRQMGIGTPSYLGNGGQWYATAPSYGLRVDHSPQVGAAISFLPGQAGADGFYGHVGVVEAVNGNTITISEMNAAGGPYVVSYRTLYNASQFWYVH; from the coding sequence ATGACAAGCAAGAAAGCTCTAAAACCGGCCGTCGCGGTGTTTGCAACGGGGGCTTTGTGCGCCACGATGGCGATTGCCCCGTTCTCGTCTGCGGTTCCGCAGGCGCAAGCCAATACATACAGCAATCTGGTGAATGCCCAGAATAAGAAGGCTGCCAGCTCTCAGCGTGAAGCCCAGTTGCGTTCACAGCTTTCCGGTGTGAAGTCTGATTTGGCCGACAAGATCGTCGAGCTGGATGAATTGACAAATACGAAAATTCCTGCAGCTCAAGCTGCAGTCGATGAGGCAAATGCTACTGCCGCTTCGGCACAGAGTGAAGCTGATGCTGCGGCTTCCCGTTTGGAGGCCGCGCAAAAAGATAAGGAAAACCTCGAAGCGCAGATCGAACAGACCGGCAAGGATTATGATGACGCGCATGCGGCCGTGGCACAGATGGCTCGTGAAGACCTGCATGGTTCCGATGCATCCACTGTGATGAGCGTGGTGACAGGTTCCACGAGCACTCAGGAATTCATTAATTCCATGCAGTCTCGTGATGCGTTGAGCCGTACCGAAGCCAATGCGGCAAGTGATGCGGCGAATACGTTGAACACGTCGATGAACCGTAGCGAGCGTCTTTCTGCAATCGAGAAGCAGATCGCCAATCTGAAAACCGCAGCTGACGAAAAAGCCGCTTCCGCACAGCAGGCTGCTGCTTCCGCACAGACCCAGCGCGACTCGCTTGACCAGTTGCGTGCAGAAGGCGAAACCCGCCGTGCCGAATTGGAAAGCCAACAGTCGCAGCTGAACGGCAGCGTGGCCAAACAGGCGGCGCAAACGGTTATGTTGCAGTCACAGGTCGATTCCTTCAACCGCCAGTATGCAGCCGAGCAGGCCGCAGCAGCTAATCAAAACAATGGTGGCAATCAAGGGCAGACCCGGCCAGGCAACAACAATACCAATAGTGGCGGCAACAATGTGACGCCTGCTCCCACGCCTACGCCTACTCCTACGCCTGCTCCCGCGCCGAGTACCAATAACAATTCCGGTCAGGGAACCTCCAATGGCGATTACGGCAATGGCTACGTGGCCGGCCAGTGCACGTGGTGGGCGTACGAACGTCGTAGACAGATGGGTATCGGAACCCCCTCGTACTTGGGTAACGGTGGCCAGTGGTACGCTACCGCACCGTCGTATGGTCTTCGCGTGGATCATAGCCCGCAGGTCGGTGCGGCAATCTCCTTCCTGCCCGGTCAGGCTGGTGCCGATGGCTTCTACGGTCATGTGGGTGTGGTGGAAGCGGTGAATGGCAACACCATCACCATTTCCGAAATGAACGCGGCTGGTGGCCCATATGTGGTGTCGTACCGCACACTGTACAACGCGTCCCAGTTCTGGTATGTGCACTGA
- the smpB gene encoding SsrA-binding protein SmpB, with amino-acid sequence MAKEQGVKPIAQNKKARHDYAIEDKYEAGLVLTGTEVKSLREGRASLAESFITIDRRGEMWLEGANIPEYLNGTWNNHAPKRKRKLLLHAAQIDKLARQSQAKGFTIIPLSLYFKDGRVKAEIALARGKKEFDKRQALREEQDKREALRAMRYANKQVR; translated from the coding sequence ATGGCCAAGGAGCAAGGCGTGAAGCCGATTGCGCAAAACAAGAAGGCACGCCACGACTATGCCATTGAAGACAAGTATGAAGCCGGTCTGGTGTTGACCGGCACTGAGGTGAAGTCGCTTCGAGAAGGCCGCGCATCGCTGGCCGAATCGTTCATTACCATCGACCGTCGCGGTGAAATGTGGCTTGAGGGAGCCAATATTCCCGAATATCTCAACGGAACGTGGAACAATCATGCCCCTAAGCGCAAGCGTAAGCTGTTGCTTCACGCGGCGCAGATCGACAAGCTGGCTCGTCAAAGCCAAGCCAAGGGTTTCACCATCATTCCGCTGAGCCTGTATTTCAAAGACGGTCGAGTCAAGGCGGAAATCGCATTGGCACGAGGCAAGAAGGAATTCGACAAGCGTCAGGCATTGCGCGAGGAGCAAGACAAGCGTGAGGCCTTGCGTGCCATGCGATATGCCAACAAGCAGGTGCGATAA
- a CDS encoding ABC transporter substrate-binding protein: MSLKIKSVVALALSAAMLFSTAACGTSEASNSGDSSDSSNATTGYDVSTIKKDDELAKLVPSGDLVKDGELSAGMELSYAPAEFYAEDGKTPVGYDIDMTKAIAKTLGLKPNIVSSMFDTIIPSIGSKYDLGITAMTITEERLQSVDFVSYYRAGSTWAVKKGNPKKLDTSGMCGAKIAVQTGTVQEEEANTIAKGCEADNKAEVMSYKRQAEAATAVATGKADAFYADSPVAGYAISQTDGQLEALGDVEGVAKQGIAVKKGNTQLAEAVQKAVQKLMDDGTYMKILKHWGVESGALDKAEINPTDLD, translated from the coding sequence ATGTCTTTGAAGATCAAGTCCGTTGTGGCGCTTGCGCTGAGTGCGGCGATGTTGTTTTCCACTGCCGCTTGCGGCACCTCCGAGGCGTCCAATTCCGGCGATTCGTCGGATTCGTCGAACGCTACCACCGGTTACGATGTCAGCACCATTAAAAAAGATGACGAGCTGGCCAAGCTGGTTCCGTCCGGCGATCTGGTGAAGGACGGCGAGCTTTCCGCCGGTATGGAGCTTTCGTACGCTCCGGCTGAATTCTATGCCGAAGACGGCAAGACTCCGGTCGGCTATGATATCGACATGACCAAGGCCATCGCCAAGACGCTTGGTTTGAAGCCAAACATCGTGTCTTCCATGTTCGACACCATCATTCCTTCCATTGGCTCCAAGTATGATCTGGGCATCACCGCCATGACCATCACTGAAGAGCGTCTGCAGTCCGTGGATTTCGTGAGCTACTACCGTGCAGGTTCCACGTGGGCCGTGAAGAAGGGCAATCCGAAGAAGCTTGACACTTCCGGCATGTGCGGCGCGAAGATCGCGGTGCAGACCGGCACCGTGCAGGAAGAGGAAGCCAACACCATCGCCAAAGGATGCGAGGCCGATAACAAGGCCGAAGTGATGTCGTACAAGCGTCAGGCCGAAGCGGCCACCGCAGTGGCGACGGGCAAGGCCGATGCGTTCTATGCCGATTCTCCGGTCGCCGGCTATGCCATCTCCCAGACCGACGGACAGCTTGAAGCCTTGGGCGACGTCGAAGGTGTGGCCAAGCAGGGCATCGCTGTCAAGAAGGGCAACACCCAGCTTGCTGAAGCCGTGCAGAAGGCCGTACAGAAGCTGATGGACGATGGTACGTATATGAAGATCCTCAAGCATTGGGGTGTGGAATCCGGCGCTCTCGACAAGGCTGAGATCAACCCGACCGATCTCGACTGA
- a CDS encoding amino acid ABC transporter permease → MAKKQIDGDGLDIPNRIKALPVKRTGPIVAAVVVALLAAMLLQGLITNPRFEWNVVWKYLFNENVLEGIKYTLLLTVISMGIAIILAVILAVMRKSINPVLRGVSWFYIWFFRGTPVYTQLVFWGLFAVLVPRIGVGIPFTSIEFWSIDSQSVITAFNAAWLGLALNEAAYLAEIVRAGLEAVDPGQTEAAKALGMKRSMIMRRVVLPQAMRIIIPPTGNEFIGMLKTTSLVNAVPFTLELQFATTAIATRLYKPIPLLIVACIWYLVITSILMVLQSRLEKHFGKGFDARPAGARGKQPPLPGKTEGEPKDDIAKQNEATFAGMTA, encoded by the coding sequence ATGGCGAAGAAACAAATCGACGGCGACGGCCTCGATATTCCGAATCGCATCAAGGCGCTGCCGGTTAAGCGTACGGGCCCGATTGTGGCGGCGGTCGTCGTCGCTCTGCTCGCCGCCATGCTGCTGCAGGGCCTGATTACCAATCCGCGTTTCGAATGGAATGTGGTCTGGAAGTACCTGTTCAACGAGAATGTGCTCGAAGGCATCAAATACACGCTGCTGCTGACGGTCATCTCCATGGGCATCGCCATTATTCTGGCAGTGATTCTGGCCGTAATGCGCAAGTCCATCAATCCGGTGCTGCGTGGCGTGAGCTGGTTCTACATTTGGTTCTTCCGTGGCACCCCTGTGTATACGCAGCTGGTGTTCTGGGGTCTGTTCGCCGTGTTGGTGCCTCGCATCGGCGTGGGTATTCCGTTCACTTCCATTGAATTCTGGAGCATTGACTCGCAGTCCGTCATTACCGCGTTTAACGCGGCATGGCTGGGTCTCGCATTGAACGAAGCGGCATATCTGGCTGAAATCGTGCGTGCGGGTCTTGAAGCCGTCGATCCGGGCCAGACCGAAGCGGCCAAGGCACTGGGCATGAAGCGTTCCATGATCATGCGTCGTGTGGTGCTTCCTCAGGCCATGCGCATCATCATTCCGCCGACCGGCAACGAGTTCATCGGCATGTTGAAGACCACTTCGCTGGTCAACGCCGTGCCGTTCACGCTGGAACTGCAGTTCGCCACCACCGCAATCGCAACCCGACTGTACAAGCCGATTCCGCTGCTGATCGTGGCCTGCATCTGGTACTTGGTGATCACCTCCATTCTGATGGTGCTGCAATCTCGCCTGGAGAAGCATTTCGGCAAGGGCTTCGATGCGCGACCGGCCGGCGCGCGCGGCAAGCAGCCGCCGCTGCCGGGCAAAACCGAAGGCGAGCCGAAAGACGATATCGCCAAGCAGAACGAGGCAACGTTCGCGGGCATGACCGCGTGA
- a CDS encoding ABC transporter substrate-binding protein, which translates to MAFNNLRKLAVFALSAAMIVSLGACGTSEKSDSAASSDSESSSNTTGYDVSGVTKDDDIAAMLPESVTKDGKLTVGMDTSYAPAEFLAEDGKTPVGFDVDIAKALANMFGLEVVPQTSNFDSIIPSIGTKYDIGISSFTITPERMEAVDFVSMFKAGSTWVVKKGNPNKVATSDLCGLKIAVQTGTTQEEEVNAAAKQCKADGKSEVQILSNKLQTDVTTNVATGKADVFYADSPVAGYAIAQTEDTLEALGEDVGVTKEAVAIKKGDSDTAKAVQAALQKLMDDGTYMKILKHWGVENGAIDKAEINPTDLD; encoded by the coding sequence ATGGCTTTCAATAATCTGAGGAAACTCGCTGTTTTTGCACTAAGCGCCGCCATGATCGTTTCGTTGGGTGCGTGCGGCACATCGGAAAAGTCCGATTCCGCGGCTTCCAGTGATTCTGAGTCGTCGTCGAACACCACCGGTTATGACGTTTCCGGCGTGACGAAGGATGACGATATAGCCGCGATGCTGCCGGAATCAGTCACCAAGGACGGCAAGCTCACCGTCGGCATGGACACGTCGTACGCTCCCGCCGAATTCCTTGCGGAGGATGGCAAGACCCCGGTCGGCTTCGATGTTGATATCGCGAAGGCGCTCGCCAATATGTTCGGTCTTGAGGTCGTGCCGCAAACGTCGAATTTCGATTCGATCATTCCGTCGATCGGCACCAAGTACGATATCGGCATTTCGTCGTTCACCATCACGCCCGAGCGTATGGAAGCCGTCGATTTCGTGAGCATGTTCAAGGCCGGTTCCACGTGGGTGGTGAAGAAGGGCAATCCGAACAAGGTCGCCACTTCCGACCTGTGCGGCTTGAAGATCGCGGTGCAGACGGGCACCACGCAGGAAGAGGAAGTCAACGCGGCCGCCAAACAATGCAAGGCCGACGGCAAGTCCGAAGTGCAGATTCTGTCGAATAAGCTGCAGACCGATGTGACCACGAACGTGGCGACGGGCAAGGCCGACGTATTCTATGCTGATTCGCCGGTCGCCGGCTATGCCATCGCGCAAACCGAAGATACGCTAGAAGCCCTCGGCGAGGATGTCGGCGTGACCAAGGAGGCCGTGGCAATCAAAAAGGGCGATTCCGATACCGCCAAGGCGGTGCAGGCCGCACTGCAGAAGCTCATGGATGATGGCACGTATATGAAGATCCTCAAGCATTGGGGCGTGGAGAACGGAGCGATCGACAAAGCCGAAATCAATCCGACTGACCTCGACTGA
- the ftsX gene encoding permease-like cell division protein FtsX, whose protein sequence is MRLRFILSETWSSLKRNVPMLLSVMLVTFISFLFIGASVLTQAQITKAKGDWYSKVEVVVWMCPDGTSQSVNCTAGTAATQTQINDLQKTIRNELADDVSQITFVSKEDFYNDTFLKQYPNGEYQGRTLTADDMQDSLWLKLKNPEKYQVVSEVLSGKEGVDTVSDQRQIFEPVFAVLNRATIATAALAAVMVVVAIMLTGTTIRMSAASRRTETEIMRLVGASNWTIRLPFILEGVIASMVGSLLSCVTLSALVKVFITDWLAASVKWIPYVNQMTVLWISPILVAGAVLLSVIASTVSLHRYLKA, encoded by the coding sequence ATGCGTTTGCGTTTCATTCTTTCCGAAACCTGGAGCAGCCTCAAGCGCAACGTGCCCATGTTGCTTTCAGTGATGCTCGTTACATTCATCTCGTTTCTGTTTATCGGCGCATCGGTGCTCACTCAGGCGCAGATCACCAAAGCCAAAGGCGATTGGTATTCCAAGGTTGAAGTGGTGGTGTGGATGTGTCCCGATGGCACCAGCCAATCCGTGAACTGCACCGCGGGAACCGCGGCAACGCAGACTCAGATCAATGACTTGCAGAAAACCATTCGCAACGAGCTTGCCGATGATGTATCGCAAATCACTTTTGTAAGCAAGGAAGATTTCTACAACGACACTTTCCTCAAACAATATCCGAACGGTGAATATCAGGGGCGTACGCTCACTGCCGACGATATGCAGGATTCATTGTGGCTGAAACTGAAGAATCCTGAGAAATATCAAGTCGTTTCCGAAGTGCTTTCTGGCAAGGAGGGCGTCGATACTGTCAGTGATCAACGGCAGATTTTTGAGCCGGTGTTCGCAGTGCTGAATCGTGCGACCATTGCAACCGCCGCATTGGCCGCGGTGATGGTGGTCGTCGCCATTATGCTGACCGGTACCACAATTCGCATGTCTGCTGCGTCACGTCGAACCGAAACGGAGATCATGCGTTTGGTGGGTGCTTCGAATTGGACCATTCGGCTGCCATTCATTCTTGAAGGGGTGATCGCATCAATGGTCGGCTCCTTGCTTTCCTGCGTCACTTTATCGGCATTGGTGAAGGTATTTATCACTGATTGGCTTGCAGCCTCCGTGAAATGGATTCCATATGTGAATCAGATGACGGTATTGTGGATTTCGCCGATTTTGGTTGCAGGAGCGGTGCTGTTGTCGGTGATTGCATCCACAGTGTCGTTGCATAGGTATTTGAAAGCCTGA
- a CDS encoding amino acid ABC transporter ATP-binding protein produces MTEPTTNGVVPAVKATQVHKAFGSLHVLKGVDMTVMPGSVTVILGPSGSGKSTFLRLINQLETLTGGEIDVDGEMIGYKYVDKDGKQVLQTLNDKEVAEQRSKLGMVFQRFNLFPHMTALENVMEAPVHVKHMDKKEARKLAIEELNRVGMGDRLDHYPAQLSGGQQQRVAIARALAMKPEIMLFDEPTSALDPELVGEVLNVMLSLAKEGMTMVVVTHEIGFAREVADQIVFMDGGVVVEQGGPEIIDNPQEPRFKDFLQHVL; encoded by the coding sequence ATGACTGAACCAACCACCAACGGTGTTGTTCCCGCAGTGAAGGCCACGCAGGTGCATAAGGCTTTCGGTAGCCTGCACGTGCTCAAGGGCGTCGATATGACGGTTATGCCCGGCTCGGTGACGGTGATTCTGGGACCTTCCGGTTCCGGAAAATCCACGTTCCTGCGTTTGATCAACCAGTTGGAAACGCTGACCGGCGGCGAAATCGACGTCGACGGCGAAATGATCGGCTACAAGTACGTCGACAAGGACGGCAAGCAGGTGCTGCAGACCCTGAACGACAAGGAAGTGGCCGAGCAGCGTTCCAAACTGGGCATGGTATTCCAGAGGTTCAACCTGTTCCCGCACATGACGGCGCTCGAAAATGTGATGGAAGCGCCAGTCCACGTCAAGCACATGGATAAAAAGGAAGCCCGCAAGCTTGCCATCGAAGAGCTGAATCGCGTGGGCATGGGCGATCGCCTCGATCACTATCCGGCACAGCTTTCCGGTGGCCAGCAGCAGCGCGTGGCCATCGCCCGTGCGCTTGCCATGAAGCCGGAAATCATGCTGTTCGACGAGCCGACTTCCGCACTCGATCCGGAATTGGTGGGCGAAGTGCTGAACGTCATGCTGTCTTTGGCGAAAGAAGGCATGACCATGGTGGTTGTCACCCACGAAATAGGCTTCGCGCGCGAAGTCGCCGATCAGATCGTATTCATGGACGGCGGTGTTGTTGTGGAACAGGGCGGTCCTGAAATCATCGACAATCCGCAGGAACCACGATTCAAGGACTTCCTGCAGCACGTGCTGTAA